The Arachis ipaensis cultivar K30076 chromosome B05, Araip1.1, whole genome shotgun sequence nucleotide sequence TGATATCTTGGTCAAGACTGACAAAACTGACGACCTCATAGCCGACTTGGAAAACGTCTTCATCTCTCTTCGTCGACACGGAATGAGGCTCAATCCGTTGAAGTGTGCCTTCGCTGTCGAAGCTGGAAAATTCTTGGGGTTCATGATAACCTAAAGGGGGTAGAAACTAACCCGGAAAAAAGTGAAGCCATCCTACAGATGAAGAGCCCGGGAAACGTGAAAGATGTCCAAAGGTTAGCAGGCAGACTCACCGCACTATCCCGTTTCCTCGGCGCGTCGGCGGCCAAGGCTCTGCCTTTCTTTAACCTCATGAAGAAGGGGATCGCGTTCGAGTGGATCCCGGCATGTGAGGAGGCTTTCCAACAATTCAAAAAGATAATCTCGGCGCCACCCGTCCTCGCGAGGCCTAGAAATGGAGAAACACTGTATATGTATTTGGCAGTAACCGATGAAGCCTTAGCGGCGGTCTTGGTGCGAAAAGAGGGAAAGGCCCAGCAACCGATATATTTTGTGAGTAAAGCACTGCAAGGAGCAGAACTAAGATATAGCAAACTGGAGAAGGTGGAATATGCACTCCTGACCTCGTCGAGGCGGTTGCGACGGTACTTCCAGGGTCACCAAATAGTCATTAGGACGGATCAGGCGATCTGACAAGTTCTCCAGAAGCCCGATCTGGCGGACAGAATGATGACTTGGGCTGTTGAACTCTCCCAATATGATTTACATTATGAACCAAGGCACGCGATCAAAGCTCAAGCCATGGCTGACTTCCTAGTAGAAGTGACAGGGGATCTCGCCGGGGCACCgaacacacggtggaagctccatgtgGACGGAGCATCCAACCAAACGTTCGGAGGAGCAAGAATCATCTTAGAAAATCCAGCTGGAGTTGTATACGAGCAGTCAGTCAGATTTGAGTTCCCAGTATCGAACAACCAGGCAGAGTACGAGGCCTTGCTGGGTGGACTAGCTCTAGCAAAAAAAGTCAAAGCTACCCGGCTGGAGGTATGTAGCGACTCGTAGGTCGTAACTTCTTATATCAATGGGACCTACCAAGCCAGAGACTCACTGTTACAGAAATATCTGGAGAAAGTCAAAGAGTTGAGCAAACAATTTGAGGAGGTCACGGTCCAGCACGttccaagagaaaggaacacacagGCAACCTGTCTCTCATTCAGGGCCTAATGAAAGAATCGGTAGTGGCTTTACATCTGACCCAGGCAGATCCCTCTTGGATGAACCCGATCGTCGACTTCCTGGAAAAGGCCAAGCTCCCCAGCAACGAGAAGGAGGCCAAAGCAATAAGGCGAAAAGCAGCCAAGTATGCAATCATGTAGGGCCAGTTGTTTAAAAAAGGGTTGAGCCAACCACTGCTGAAGTGCCTCCGCCTCGACCAAACAGACTTCGTCCTAAGGAAAGTCCATGAGGGATGCTGCGGCCATCACATCGGAGGAAAGGCCTTAGCCAGGAAACTCATCAGAGCTGGATATTACTGGCTCTCTATGATGGTGGATTCTAAGGAGTTCGTGAGAAGGTGTAAAAGATGCCAAGAGAACTccaacttccacaaagcgccAGTAACTGAACTTAGCCTACTGACAGCCTCCCGACCTTTCTCACAATGAGGAATCGATCTCTTAGGACCTTTCCCGGTCGGGCCAGGGCAGGTCAAATACCTGATAGTGGCCATTGATTATTATACAAAGTGGATAGAGGCCGAGCCGCTGGCTAGCATATCCTCGGCAAACTACAGGaaattcatgtggaggcaggtaaTAGCAAGATTCGGTATCCTGGAAGCCGTCATCTCGGATAACGGGACACAGTTTACTGATAAAAAGTTCGGAGAGTTCCTTGCCGGTTTGGGCATAAAGCAAAAGTTTTCATCAGTCGAGCATCCCCAAACCAACAGACAAGTTGAAGCCGCGAACAAGGTCATCTTGCAGGACCTCAAGAAGCGACTCGACCAAAAGAAGGGAGCGTGGGCAGACGAGTTGGCTTTAGTTCTTTGGTCCTACCGCACAACTCAACAGTCGACCACCGGGGAAACGCCTTTCCGGCTCACCTATGGGGTAGATGCAATAATACCCGTGGAAATCAGTGAGCTGTGCCCGCGACTACTCTTAAGAGGAGTCGAAGAAGCCGTGGAAAAGGACCTGGTGGATGAAGCCAGAGAAATGGCCCATTTATCAGAAACGGCGCTAAAGCAAAGAATTGCCTTGCGCTACAACACCAAGGTGCTCAAGAGAGAGTTCGAACGGGACGACCTAGTCCTAAGGCGCAATAATATCGGGATCCCGACTCCGGgggaaggaaagctggcggcaaactggaaaggtccctacagagtgaaAGAGGTAATCGGCAGCGGCGCCTACAAGCTGGAGCAACTAGACGGCAAGGAAGTTTCGAGAACGTGAAACACGGGCAACCGAAAAAGATTCTATTCCTATGACAAGCCCACCGGCCTAGTAAGAACCCTTTATGATGAACTGTTTGTTATATAGTTATTATCATTTTGCGTTTGAGCCACTTTACGTTTCGGCCGTTTACTGTTGCCATTTGTAAACTACTTGTCGTCTCCTCCTTTTTATCggcattcattaattattaattaaaccaCCACGGCAAGTAAACGGCCTCAAGCCAATATGGTAAcctgggactgatcaccccgagaACCACGAAATTATACGCCAAAATACACGGCTATTAAAATGATGAAAGCCACAGCCTGGTGATGAAAGAGAATTCTTGTTTGGTTCGGAATCAATCAAGACAAGCATCGAttcattggtagcatagtccaaaccaaaaaTGAATTCTCACAATCAAATGataaattcaaatacaaaatataaaccgagagtatttagctcccaggtcgtcttccctaggattTGCAATGAATTGTACGATCATTGGCTATGAGAGCATGAAAGCATGGGGATTGTGAATGCAAGAGAGAGCAagagatgtaaatagcaagaattgaATGGAAAGCAAGGAAGGCAAGGAAATCAAGTAAAGGcaatgcaaggaatgtaaatggcaactcttggcaagaattggggaattcaggattcctatcctagttatggaccacaaacatggcaattgtgtgaaatcaatccaaatcaatcagtcttccttgagaattagtcaaaagagtgtaattgatctcaatccataagtcctattcaactcactaattacttagtgaaagactatcgtcaatggaaaccaaaccaattaaccattctcacataATACGGAATGGAcgtccacaactcaattccacccaaacatccaatttctcaaccaagagtgagaaaacttaacatgcaagaaattaaaagtcaaaagcaataaaagtcaaagcaagtaaaattaaagtgcaagtaaaggaaacttaaaatgcaagaaacctcttggcaagtaattgaggactaaggctacctatcctagtcattgaccacaaacatatgatgattatgaagagttaatcctgcttagtcaaccttacatcgaagataagtcaaataggcatagttaatttcaatccctaagtcctatgtcaacactaaggggtcacatagagtcaaggaaaaccaaatcaactaacttactctaatatatcaaacaagaatggacatcaatgactcaagggataccaaagtcaacaattccaagccaagagtgtagaaaaactaagtaaaaactaagccaagcattttatcaaacacttggtgtgcatgagaataaaataatattaaaatacaataaaataaattctaagacTACCAAATCAAGAAAGTGACAacgacaactaaagaaagcaataaatgacatggaaacataaatttgcattaattagaattaaaataacaaaggtgttcataacatgaaaattgccataaaaaagaaaagaacaaaagagatgaagaagataaagacaagaaaacataaaaacataaaggaaactacattaaaacaagaattaaagtgctgaaattaaatagaaactaagctaaaaatcctaattctagagagaggggggagcttctctctctagagaactaaagcaaaaacatagaaaacctaaacctaattgccccccttcattcctcttcactttggccttaaatagcttcaaaaacTGAGTTGGAATGGGTTTTGAGGGTCCAGAAATTGCTCCTAGCGGTTTccaattaatgagctcacgtgcagggacctgtgcggacgcacagatgtgtgcgtccgcacacttgttGTTTTctgacctgtgcgtatgcacaagttgtgtgcgttcgcacaggtagacttatgtccactatagcaaattatatatcaaatcaaagccccggacaTTATCTTTTCAATGCCGCtggaaccgcttcatttggacatctgtagctcaagttatgaccaatttagtacagagaggtcagggctggcagctttccaaatctcatttcttcatggtttcttcccttttgcatgctcctCTCCTCACTTATCCAACCCATGCTTGTCTTgaaaacctgaaattacttaacaaatacatcaaggcaccaaatggaattaaagtgaataaaattaactagaactaagcacaaaagagcatgttttcacatttaaacaCAATTTAAGAAGAaaactcaaaagcatgctatttggatgaataaatgtggatttatgtgatgaaatccgttcaattcaaaccaaaatatactaacaaatatggactcatcacctGGCTTCGCTAATTACCAACTACACGGTAAAGCAGTCATAAACAATAGTTAATATCAACAACACGGTAAAGAGCAAAAAAGAAGAGTAAACGCCGACAAGGCGGGAAAAAATGGTTTGTCACATGCCGGTCAGGCGGCAAACAAGTTCGAACAGTACAAAAGGTAATAAACATTACAAGTTACAAAAACACAAGTTGCAAAGAGGAGTCACTTCTTCGGAATATCGACGATCTTGCCATCCTTGATGGTCTTGAAAACGCCAACAGTCGAGGTGTCGAAGTCGGGAGACAGCAGCTTCACTTGAGCTTTGAGAGCCTCCTTGGTCATCAGGATGGCATTCTTGCCCTGCTTGACGGTCTCTTTATACTTCTTCTTAAACTCAGCAGTCTCAGCTTGAGCCGTCTTGACCGAGGAAAGAGCAACGTCACGCTCTTTCTCCAATTCGGCCACCCGACCTTGAGAGGCGTTAAGTTGACCCTCCAATGTAAGCTCCCGGTCAGTAAGATGAACCACGGCAGCGTCAGATGTCTTCAGTTTCTCCTTCGCGGTCTGCAACTTGTCGCCAACAACCTTGGCCTTCTCTTCGGCCAACTTGGCCCTCTCCTCGGCAGCTGCGAGCTGCTCCCAGAGCAATTTCACTTCCTCTTTGTATTTGACGTTAGCCTTAACCGAAGAATTAAGCTTCATCTCAAGAGATCGGGACCCCGCCAAAGCAGATTCAGCCTTCCTAGCTATGGCGGCCCCCCTGAGCAGAGtacggtacatccacctcgcctgggCAGAGAAGTCCCCACCATAGAAGAAGTCCTCCGTGCCGGGGAGTAATTGGGAATCAATAAAGCTCCCGGCATCGAAGTTCTTCTCCATAACGGTGAGAACCCCCTCCGGGCTAGAAGACGATCTCTTTTTCCTTGGCTCCTCAATTATTTTAAATTCAGCACTAGCAGGTGATTTCCTTTTCTTTGGATTCTCTCCTTCCTCCTCGGCCCCCTCAGGTCGGGACCCCGAGCCATCCCCCGCCTCCAGCTGAGGACCCAAAGAGGCGTTGGCCCCGGTCCCCTCCCCCTGGGCAGGCTGGGACTGGACCTCAGGCTCAATGACGTCGTCAGCCGGGGTCTCCTGAGCGGGGGTAGCAGAGTCGTCATCACTACCTGCCAAGAAGGTATTGAACAAACCCTCAAGTCTGGTCACCTCGGCAGACATTGACACTACAGTAAAACACGGAAAACATTCAACCGTCAAAATGGGCAGGTAAACCAAAACAACATGCAAGTAAAAACAAGTCACTAAACGACTACTCACGGATATAACTCCTGGCCATATCCCGGTCACCCATAAGAAGATGAGGGTTAACAAGATTTCTCCCGAAAATAGCCAACAAGACGTCGGCAACCCTCTTGTTCTCGGGGGACAACCCTTTATACGTTATCTTAGTAAAGGCGTTAGTCCCTACCCCAAAGCTCCAGTACGTCGGTATGCGACGTTCCCCCTCTAGAGTCAACCAAAAAGGATGCCGACCTTCGGCCGGGCGGACCTTGAAGTACTTATCCTTAAAATCGTGATACGAATCTTCAAACACGCCGAAGATCCACCGACCCTGGGCCACCTGGAAGGACATGTAGCCCTTTTTAGCCCTCCCCTCCTTAGAAGGATTTgttaaagtaaaaagaaaaagaaacacttCAACCGACACCAGCAGCTCCAGATATTCACACACTATCTCAAAACAGCGGAtggaagcccagctgttcggatgcaaTTGGGACGGCGCTACAGCACATCGATTGAGCAGCGCCATTTGAAAAGGAGAGAAGGAAAGGCGGACTCCCAAACGAGTGAACATGGCCTTATACAACCACATCCAGTCAGCGACCTGAGGAGAGTGCAGGTTTAGTTCATATATTCACTCGTTGTCGGCAGGAACAAAGACTGCGTAATTAGCTTCCTCGTCGGTACCTCCACAAAGGTAGCCAGCCTGTCGAAACTCCTCCAGTTCCTCCAGGGGTATTTGGTTCGGGTCTCCTTTACATCCGATGTTACCCAGGCATATCGGTCGTACGGAGCCGGCCTCACGACCCTTACGACAGGACGCTgagccatacctacagtgggggtaccACTCAAAATCAGTCTATAAGGCCGGGAGGTCGGAAGTACTACTAGAAAACTACAGCACTACCAGCAACTACAATTTGCCTATCCATTAACTATAACCATCAAAATAAAGTcaagaaaaacaaaatcctaGAATGGTAACCCCCCTACAGCATCTACCTAATGCTAAAACACAGGCGAATACGCAGTTCACATCAGGCAGTTCATACCAACAGTACAAACGCGCATGCAAAGCTAGAAGGATAAACACCAATATTAAGAAAAAGAATAGGAAGCTTACCAGGATAAGGATAATAATGGAAAGAGATCGAGGACTTGATGAGGAGCAAGATGAAACAGAGGTGTGCGATGAAGATTCTCGAGAGAAAAAGGAGAAAGCAAAGGAAATGTAGCAGAACTGAAATGAAACCGAACGAAAACCGCAAGAAAAACCAACTCTGAGAAGCGCAAAGGACAGGGGCATAATGGTCTTCTCCCGCGGGATTTTGAATTGCCATTAAGAGCATTAAATACTCGGCGCGATAAACGAGGTGACAAAGGGTGCACCCCAACAACGAACAGGTCTGCACGCGCACAGAAAGCGCGTTCTCACCACAGGGGACCGACGAAACGACGACTTTGTGAGGGAAAAAGGAACGCGCCATCAACGGTGCTCGCGACAGCAGCTGGCGCGTtaggggcactgttacggcccagCCCAGCTGAGCGAAATTGCCGCCCGGTCATGGGTAAACCGATCTGCACGGTTGGCTCAGAATATGTAACCCGCCGGGCCAACGACCCAGACACGCGTCCTGGTTGACAGCTACGTGACAGCTATGGGAAGCGAAGCTTCCAGGAAGGAGACCTCCCCTCGTGGGACCCACACACTGACAaggtatataaggggagggtcTTACCCCTCCCCAGAGCTACGTCACCACAACGTTTTCTCTCCGCCACTTGCACACCcattgacttgagcgtcggagtgtccttgcaggtggcaccccctcaACTCGAGAAGAATCCGGGAGGCCGGTCGCTCACATTGTTCGTTCTCAGGACCCAAACTGAGACAGAGACTCACTTTCACACCCAATCAGTCATCCCGAATCGTCCGGTACCCAACTTACCGAACACACACACACGACTGTGTTaagtgtatattaaaattaactatcTAAATCAatcattaatataaaaaatatattaaaatataaatatacattaaaaataaattaaattacatatgtatttatacataaatatattaatagctaattttaatcATTTAATGGCTAATTTTAGTATTTTGTGAAGTGAGAAGGGAAACGGCAGCAGTGCATTTCCTAGaatagaagaaataaaagaatttgtgatatgatgacgatgatgatgatatgTCTGATGCACTCACACTATTGAATTCCATCCGTCACAATACAAGCTCTCTCCAAATCCACGTGTGTTCTCAGCACACTCTCCATTTGCATGTTTCAACATACACATTTTACCCACTTTATATTCCTCCcttgcttcttctcttctttttttcattCATCATCTTTGTTCTATCACTCATCATGATGGATTTGATAAACAGTGTGCTCAACTTGTTTGTCCCTCCTGCCAGTTTGATCACGCTGGCTTTCTCATGGCCTGCACTCTGTTTCCTCCATGCCTGCGAGTGGCTCTACAACACCGTCTACGGCGACAACATGGATGGCAAGGTCGTCATCATCACCGGTGCTTCTTCCGGCATCGGAGAGGCAAGTtcactctctttctttcttctttgtttcatgacatggtatcagaACTTCTATTTCGTGACAGTTATATAATGATTTGGAAATTGGAATAATGAATTTGTAGCAAATAGCATATGAGTATGCATTGAGGAGAGCATGTTTAGTGCTGGTGGCACGAAGAGAGCACAGATTAAGAGGGATTGCGGAGAACGCCAGAAGAATGGGCGCAAGGCATGTCATGATTGTCGCAGCTGATGTTGTTAAAGAAGATGAGTGCCGCCGATTCGTCAATGAAACCATCAATTTCTATGGCCGTGGTATGTATGAATGTATCTACTTCATTACTTGTTATCTAGATCATTATTTTCCATTAGCAATAATTGAAGTAATGGTTTTGTAGTACAAGTACCTAACGAGTACACACCAATAAAAAATGTTTGTTAAGTGTTATACCTTATGTATGTACTCCTACTACAAAATTAATTACAACTGAGCTTACATTATTgttaatgaaaaatgatttagATAATACTACTCGTTTCTAACCAATAACTTGTTCATTTATGTTTCCATGGCGTTGATGTTGCAGTTGATCATCTTGTAAATACAGTAAGTTTGGGACACACATTCTACTTTGAAGAAGTTACAGACACATCAGTTTTCCCTGTTCTCTtggtaataaataaaataagaataatttaTTTCCAATTCGCAGCATTAAGACTtccaatttttcttaaaatttgataCTTTAATTTTTCAGGATATTAATTTCTGGGGGAATATTTATCCAACACTTGTGGCTCTTCCTTACCTTCATCGAACCAACGGTCGCGTGATTATCAATGCATCGGTTGAGAGTTGGTTACCTTTGCCAAGGATGAGTTTATATGCTGTAAGAATTTATCAATTTAATTGACATCGACGTTCTGTGTTTTAATGATTTGTTGTCAATTGATTCGTTCTGTATTTTGTGTGTGTTACTTGGTGGTAATAGGCTGCAAAGGCAGCATTAGTGAACTTCTATGAGACTCTCAGATTTGAATTGAGAGATGAAGTTGGAGTAACTATAGCAACTCATGGTTGGATTGGAAGTGAGATGACAAGTGGAAAGTTCATGCTAGAGGAAGGCGCCGAGATGCAGTGGAAAGAAGAAAGAGAGGTAAGCCCTCGCGCACTAGCATTTACCATCTTAACTAATTTCACGTTTATTTAGATGcgaaagagaaagagaattagAGGATGAATTAGGACTTGTAATCATTACTCATCTTGAAttgttgttgattgatgatagatGAATGTGATAGGCGGACCGGTAGAGGAGTTTGCGCGGTTGATGGTGGCGGGGGCATGTAGAGGAGATGCATATGTGAAGTATCCAAGTTGGTATGATGTGTTTCTACTATACAGGGTGTTTGCTCCAAATGTTCTAAACTGGGCATTTAGGCTCTTGATTGCACCACAAGGCACCAAAAGGACTTCATCCTATGTAGGCACCGGCAGATCTCTTGAAGGAAGGCCCATGTTGGAGGCACCATCCCCGAGAACCGCCCTCCTCGCTCCCTATAGCTTCTCCGGCGGCGGCCAGTTGAGTTAAAATGGATTCAATCAAAGGGATCCCATCCCCTCCAAGCAATGAAGGAAGCAAGGAAGCTGTGGTTTAACTTGTATTCTTGAATTCTTGTTGGAAGCTTGTTTTTGTGGACCTATTATTATGTCATGTAGTCTCAGACCTATCATCTCTTTATGTAGAAACTACGAAAATAAATCTCTCTGGTAATGCATCTGTCGTATGAATCAAATATCTTGAAAACACTGTCTCACCAAAATGGAATTTCCTGCCTTAGAGACTTAAAATGCGGTGAGCTTTTCATGAAAGTGGTCACCAAATCTGTCATTATCTATATATTTGTATAAATATGTCATGTAGTCTCAGACCTATCATCTCTTTATGTAGAAACTACGAAAATAAATCTCTCTGGTAATGCATCTGTCGTATGAATCAAATATCTTGAAAACACTGTCTCACCAAAATGGAATTTCCTGCCTTAGAGACTTAAAATGCGGTGAGCTTTTCATGA carries:
- the LOC107643145 gene encoding 11-beta-hydroxysteroid dehydrogenase-like 5; translation: MMDLINSVLNLFVPPASLITLAFSWPALCFLHACEWLYNTVYGDNMDGKVVIITGASSGIGEQIAYEYALRRACLVLVARREHRLRGIAENARRMGARHVMIVAADVVKEDECRRFVNETINFYGRVDHLVNTVSLGHTFYFEEVTDTSVFPVLLDINFWGNIYPTLVALPYLHRTNGRVIINASVESWLPLPRMSLYAAAKAALVNFYETLRFELRDEVGVTIATHGWIGSEMTSGKFMLEEGAEMQWKEEREMNVIGGPVEEFARLMVAGACRGDAYVKYPSWYDVFLLYRVFAPNVLNWAFRLLIAPQGTKRTSSYVGTGRSLEGRPMLEAPSPRTALLAPYSFSGGGQLS